The genomic segment CTTACGTAAAGAGTGTAAATCTCGTGCACCCTAGAGCTTTTATACATGATGCTCTCTCTACTGCTCCCTGTTCGTCCACCACCGGGAACCAAATTTAGTGAACTTGAACTTGAACTTTCGGGGGACTCGGGAAGACTGGGTGGAGTGAGAGGCTTAACCTCATTCAAAATCTCCATGGCATATTCCAAGGCATTGAGTTGCTGAGGGACGGTGTAGCCATTAGAGTGCAAGAAGGCCTGTAAGGTGGCAACGGTTCCATGATGAACGACGGTTCCTTTGGAAAGCAGCAAGATCCTGTCAATGCAAGAGAGGATCTTGAAGCTGGGTTGGTGGATGGAGAGGATGATGGTTCTGTTGCGAGAGAGGCAAGTTTGCTTGAGAATCTGCATGACTTTGAAGGCGGAAGTGCTGTCAAGCCCCGAAGTGGGTTCGTCCAGGAGTAAAACGGCAGGATCGTGGAGGAGGCTGAGACCGATGGAGACCCTTCTGCGTTCGCCACCGGAGAGGCCATGGGCGAGGCGCGTGTGGGCAAGATGGGAGAGGCGCAGTTGGGAAAGGAGTTGGGAGACGAGGGCGCGAAGGTCGGGGACGGAGGGTTTGAGGAGGGTGGCGGCGAAGAGGAAGGTTTCGGAGACGGTGAGAAGAGGGAGGGAGTGGTCGTGTTGGGGGACGTAGGAGGAGAGCTTGCGAAAGGAGGAGGGGAGGAGAGGGGAGGAATTGACGGAGAGCGTGCCGTGGGAGGGGAGGGTTCGGGCGGCGAGAATGTCCAGGAGGGTAGACTTCCCGGCGCCGCTGGGGCCGACGACGGCGAGGATTTGGAAAGGGTGGGCGGTGAGGGAGACGTCCTTGAGGATGTAGGCTGGAGGGGTGGTGGTGCAATGGTTGAAGAAGGAAGGAAGTTTAGTGGAGGAGGATTTGGTGTAGCATATTGAGGTGGCGGTTAGTGTGTAGGTTTTGGGTGGTTGTGGTGGTGGTGGCGGCGGTGGCGATGGTGGTGGTGATTGGTGTTCCATGGAGGGGAGTGATCAGAGTGAGGATGGGTGGTGAGATGTATGAAGGATGGGTTAATTTCCATTCGAGTGTTGTTTGTGAAGAGAATAAGGATAATATAGAATGAGACAAggaaaaaataaggaaaatatttttttaataattttttttcacaatttttttttataattgtgttAGTTTGTGATTAGttgtttaaaaaaactaataaatcactcacaaataatttatttaaaaaaaattgttaacgcatgatccaaaaaataattaaaaaggtgTTGTGGTTAAGTGTATTGGCTTCTCTGTTTCCGTTATATTTTATTCAACTGAGAACAATTAGTAATGATATAGGTTGAATGTTTATATTAACAATATATGAGAACCCTCAAATTTTTACTTTCCTTTTTTAAGTTTtggattcactttttttataatataaaataagtaatttgtCTAAATATGGGGAATTAAAGGTTAATTTAATTCTTGCAGACATCTATTATTAGTATATTGAATTATTCTTGTTACACTAATGTTATTTATCAATGCATATAtagtattattattgttttattgtctttattttatttagaatctTAAATAGgtcttgtttttgtaaaatttgaataattagaAGTCTGCCGTGAAATTGAACGAACAAACAGTCGTTTAATCGTGTGTTACGTCATAGTGGCAATGTCCTTGAGGAGAAGCGCAACTTCACACTCCGTCTCCCGAAGCGCCACTGCCACTCTAGTTGTGTatgagaaggagaaggggaACACTGATTACTGAAGTGGTTATCGTAATAAGTTTTACAGTATGTTCTTTCCTAAAGCTGATTTAACATACgtgttttcataatttttaatattaaactacTTTTTAATTCTACATGTGACTAGTGAAAACACTCTCATGTCACGTAACTCACAATTAAACGATGGTTTGTCTAATTTGAAGATTAAaccattattatttatttcattgcTGCTTGTTTTAGAgcaaccaaattcatgttaagATAATTGACATTGAAAACACGCAAAACTTTcgtataaaatatcttaatctattttacaatataaatatcatGTTTGAATTTGCTATGATTATCCATCATCACAATAAAAAGTTgtgattatattttaatttaggatttaaattaaaaataattaattaattctaaagaaTATTGAACAGATAATACAACTTTCAAGTTTTGTGGCTGTGaggaaaatttatttctttttagtaaAACAGTATATCAACTTTATTATTTACCCGGTCTACTCTCATACTTGTTTATTGAATGTTTTATTCTTAGTTTAGAGgatatatagatttttttacaatattttaacaaaatatatttgta from the Vigna angularis cultivar LongXiaoDou No.4 chromosome 3, ASM1680809v1, whole genome shotgun sequence genome contains:
- the LOC108324975 gene encoding ABC transporter G family member 8; translated protein: MEHQSPPPSPPPPPPPQPPKTYTLTATSICYTKSSSTKLPSFFNHCTTTPPAYILKDVSLTAHPFQILAVVGPSGAGKSTLLDILAARTLPSHGTLSVNSSPLLPSSFRKLSSYVPQHDHSLPLLTVSETFLFAATLLKPSVPDLRALVSQLLSQLRLSHLAHTRLAHGLSGGERRRVSIGLSLLHDPAVLLLDEPTSGLDSTSAFKVMQILKQTCLSRNRTIILSIHQPSFKILSCIDRILLLSKGTVVHHGTVATLQAFLHSNGYTVPQQLNALEYAMEILNEVKPLTPPSLPESPESSSSSSLNLVPGGGRTGSSRESIMYKSSRVHEIYTLYVRFWKIIYRTRQLLLTNTAEALLVGLVLGTIYINIGFGKEGIEKRFGLFAFTLTFLLSSTTETLPIFINERPIILRETSSGVYRLSSHLIANTLVFLPYLFVVAVIYSIPVYFLVGLCASWLSFAYFVLVIWVIVLMANSFVLFLSSLAPNYIAGTSLLTVLLAAFFLFSGYFISKDSLPKYWLFMHFLSMYKYALDALLINEYSCLVSKCLIWYQENEQCMITGADVLQKKGLKESERWTNVYILIGFFLLYRLLCFLVLIRRVSRSKT